The genomic stretch CTCAAGACGCTGGAGCAGGCGACGGAGCTGCGCCGCCGCATCCTCAGCGCCTTCGAGCAGGCGGAGAACGAGCGCGACGCCGAGCGCCAGCGCGCGCTCCTGAGCTTCGTCGTCGTGGGCGCAGGCCCCACGGGCGTGGAACTGGCGGGCGCCATCGCGGACATCAGCCGCACGGTGCTGGTGCGCGATTTCCGCCGCATCAAACCGTCCCGCGCGCGCGTCTTCCTCGTGGAGGCAGGCCCACGCATTCTGCCGTCCTTCAGCGAGAAGCTGAGTGTGCGTGCGCACCGCGACCTTGCGGCCCTGGGCGTGGAAGTGCGCACGGAGGCACGCGTGACGGCGGTGGACGCCGAGGGTGTGACGCTCGGCTCCGAGCGCCTGGCCTCGCGCACGGTGGTGTGGGCTGCAGGCGTGCAGGCCGAGTGCCTCACGCGCGGGCTCGGCGTGCCGCTGGACCGCGCGGGGCGCGTGCAGGTGGCGGCGGACCTCACGCTGCCCGGCCACCCGGAGGTCTTCGCCGCGGGTGACGTGGCCCACGTGAAACTGGACGGTAATCTCGTGCCCGGCGTCGCGCCTGCGGCCATGCAGATGGGCCGAGCCGTGGCGCGCAACGTCCTCGCGGACCTGCGCGGCCGCCCCCGCACGCCCTTCCGCTATAAGGACAAGGGCGCGATGGCCACCATCGGCAAGCACCGGGCCATCGCTGAGACGGGCCGCGCCAAGCTGACGGGCTTCGTCGCGTGGGTGGCGTGGCTCTTCATCCACGTCTGGTACCTGGTGGGCTTCAAGAACCGCTTCGGCGTGTTCGTCACGTGGGTGTGGAGTTACCTGTTCAGCACGCGCGGCGCGCGGCTCATCACGGAGAGCGAGTGGCGGCTGAGCCCGAAGGTCGCGTCTGAGCGCGCGCCGCACGCGGGCAAGGTGACGGCGGACGACCCCACGGCGCCCACCAGTGACGCGCGGCCGCCGGACGGGACGACGACGGCGACGCGCGGCACCGAGGGCAACCGCGCAGGGGCCTCATGGACCTGAGTGCACCCAAGCCCAGCGCTCACCCCGCCGGACTGCTGGCCATCGTTCTATTTTCGGAGAGGGAAGAGTCGCAGCCGCGCCTCCTCGGTTGCGTGTTCCGGGGCATGCCGAGCCCGGTCCGGGCCTCTCCCATTGGCCGGTTGACGGTGAATCTTCATTGCAGCCCCGCTCGCGTTGCGGAGCCGTTCCACATCGGCACGGTCCTCGAAAATGGCCAGCCAGTTCAGCACCTCGTTTGGTCGACAATCGCAGGGGAGCTGGGGCCAAGGCTGTTGAGCGGGAAGCGGCAGTAGAGGTCAGGCGTGAGCAACGCGGCCAAGAAAGCTTGGGGCTTGCCGATTCGGGCTCTCGCCGAGGAGTGCATGGACGAGGGGGCGTGTGGCGCGAGCGTTACCCAGTCGCGAATCTGCCGGTCAGGGTCGGGGCTCTCGGCTGCCAGGCCATGGATGCCCCCCCCTCCATGACGTAACCCGTCAGCCCCTTACCCGACTCCCTGAAGGGGGTTAGGTCCTGATGACGAGCTTCTGAGGACACTCCTCCCCGACGAAGAAGCGTGACCAATAGCCCGGCTTCGCAGGTTGGTGAGGCGGGCGCCGCATACCTGTCAGGCTCGCAAAGGCTACGGCCACACTCGATGGCCCCAACTGTCGGTACAAGAGAGGTCGAGCCATCCGCAACTCGGCCCCTCTCTATCAGGCCCCTCCATGTTGCACGTGTGCCGCATGAACCTGCGGAGCGCTCCGGAACAGGGCGGGACGACAGGGAACGCGGCGGGATGGTGAATCCGAAGCACTCCGGGAGGTTGCAAGGTAGGGGCGCTATCCTGCTGGGGTTTCGCTCCACCCGGTTGCGGGTTCGAATCCCGCCCGCGGCAAGGTTGTTTCCGGGACGTAGCTCAGCTTGGACAAGAGCGCGCGCTTGGGGTGCGCTGTCACTACCCCTCCATCGGCGAGCAGAGCTCCACCAGGACGCCGTTGAGGTCTCTCACGTAGGCCACCGTCTGCCCCCAGGGCTTCTGCTTGGGAGGCTGCGTGGCCTCGGAGCCCGCCTCCACGGCGCGCGTGTATGCGGCGGCCACGTCGGTGGTGACGAGCGCCAGTTCGATGGCCGCCGCGTCCTCCTTCGGCCGCAGATGGCGCACGGTGAAGCCGTGCTCCTTCGCCGCGCCTTCCTCGACGAAGGCCAGGGCGGTGGTGCCTGTCTCCATCTCCGCGTAGCCACCGCTCTCGTGGATGAAGCGGCGCGCCAGTCCGAAGGCCTTCTCGTAGAACGCGATGGCGGCGCTCACGTCCGGTACGTAGAGGATGATGTAGCCGAGCTTCATGGCGGACTCCTGTCGGTCAGTGGGACGTCTGTGTGAGTGCGTCGTCACACGGATGGCGCGGGCCTGTCTTGAAGGAATCGGACAGCGCTCAACCCACGAGTGCGGTGGGTGACACGCCGGCCAGTTCCCGCACGTCTCGTGACAAATGCGCCTGGTCCGCGTAGCCGCATTCGAGCGCGACGTCACACAGGTCCGTGCCCTCGCGGGAGCGCAGCAGGGACACCGCCCGCTGGAAGCGCAGGACGCGCGCGAGCAGCTTCGGCGGTACGCCGGCTTCGTCCAGGATGTCCCGGTGCAGGGTGCGCTCACTCACGCCCAGCGCGCGAGCGAGCGCGGCCATGCGCACCTGCCCCGACGAGGCTTGAATGTGTCCCAGGGCCTGGACGGCACGCGGCTTCGCGATGCTCCGGAACGAAGCCCAGCGTCGGGCGATGGTCTGCTGGAGCAGGGCCATGGCCTGGGCGGGCGAGGCACAGTCTTCCATCCGCCGCTGAAGCTGCGTGAGGGCGGGCGAGCAGTCCTGGGCGGAGACGTTGAGTCCGCAGAGTTCACGCGGACTGACACCCAGCAGGGCCTGCGCCCAGCCAGGACGGAGCCTGACGCCCAGGCTCACCCCGCCGGGCTCGAGGTCGACGAGGACGAAGCGCTTCATGGGGCCGACGACGGCCAGCCGGGGTGCGGCCAGCCACACCGGGCCTGGGGCGTGTTGGAAGCCGAAGATGAGGTCGGTGCAGCCATCCGGAAGCACCCGGTGCTGCCGGGGGAGGGGGACGCCGTGTTGCTTTCGGGGCACCCAGAACTGCCAGAACGCGTCCACCGCATCCGCCATCTCGATAGGCGGTGCCCACTGGGTGTAGCCCTGCTGCTGTGCGTCCTCCGCCATCGCGTCCCTGTCTTCAGCCCGTGCACAGCCCGTCAGGCTCTGTGCGGCCATTGCGTCCATTTCCCATGAAAGGAGCGGTGGCCATGAAGACGGCGAACCTGTCGAGCCCGATGAATCCCGACACCCTGAACGATACTGTCATCGGCATCGATGCGCTCGCGTTCGCTGGCCAGGCCACCGCTCTTGATTCCGAGCGGGGAGAGACCTCCCGTCGAGATCGCCCGCCTGGATTCTGACCCACCGTGCCCCGTCGAAGGACAGGGCATGGCAGGCCAGAGGCCGGGCTCCCCGAGGGAACCCGGCCTCTTTCTTTTCCGGGTCAACCCCACTGCTCCGGGATGCGATTGGAATCGCAGCACGGCCGTCTACCGTGTGAACAGGGTTCGATTCCCTGTCGGAGCGCTCATCCCCGAGGAGACGCCCATGAATCCCCTCTCCACTGATTCCGAGCCGGAAGACCTGTTCGACGGCATCGCTTCCTTCTGACACCGCGCCCCGTGGCTGGGGCGCTCTCGCAGTCGCAGTTCCGGTCTTGTAGCTCAGAGGATAGAGCACTCGGTTGCGGACCGAGAGGCCGCAGGTTCGACTCCTGCCAGGACCATACCTCCTTCAGTTGTCTGGCGCACCGTGGGTATGGCAAGTGGGGTCCACTCCGTCATGGATGACGCGACTTCCCTCTTGCTGGACACTCCGTGAGCCCGGTCACCCTGCAAATCAACCTCGCGCCCACGGACCATCCGCACGCGCGCCTCATCCTTCCGCATCAGCTTCGCCAACTCGGGCCCTCCGTGCAGGAGGTGCTGCTCGTGCTGGACCTGCACCGCAGCCAGGGCAGCCGCTTCGCGGGTGCGTGGCTGGAGCGAAAGCCGAAGATGGACGCGCTGCTGTCGGAGCTGTCCTCGGCGGACTCGCGCATCCGGGTGGCGGAGGTGGACTACTCCCCCGCCGTCACGAAGGCGCTCTCCGAGCAGTTCTTCGGAGGCTCCCGGCTGCCCATGAAGGACTCGCGCGGCGGGCCCTTCCATTCCTACTTCTTCGGGCTCGCGGCGGCGAAGCACCCGCACGTGATGCACCTGGACGCGGACATGCTCGTCGGTGGAGCGTCACGCACCTGGATGGCGGAGGCGGCCGCGCAGCTCGCGTCTCGCGAGGAGTTGGTGAGCTGCAGTCCTTTGTCGGGCCCGCCGCGCGCGGACGGGACGATTGCGGGAGACGGTCGCTGGTACGAGCCCGATGCACAGGGCTCCCACGCGTTCCGTTTCCGGCGCTTCAGCAGCCGCGCCTTCTTCGTGGACCGCGACGCCATGGTGCGCCGGGTGGGGCCGCTGCAGGCGAAGCTGGCGCCGCCCATTCACGTGCTGCGTGCCTTGCGCGCGGGCAATCCGCCGTACCGCGAGCCGGAGAACCTGGTCACCCGGAGGCTCAAGCGTCGCGGCTTGTGGCGGCTGGACTTCCTGGGCGCCGCGCCGGGCCTGTGGACGTTGCATCCCCAGTACCGTTCGCCCACGTTCTACGAGCGGCTGCCGGAGCTGATTACGCGCGTGGAGTCCGGGGACATGCCTGACGCCCAGCGCGGCCAGGAGAACGTGCAGGACTGCCTGGTGGACTGGTCCGACGTGAGGGCCGCGCGGCGGAAGTGGTGGCGACGCGGGTAGTGCCAGCACTTCCGCCCGGGGCCCCTGGCGTCAGCCCAGGGGTGACTCAGAGGTGACGATGCCGTCCAGGTCCGCGTAGACGTAGTGGCCGGGGCGGAAGGTGACTCCGGCGAAGCGGACCTCCACGTCGCGTTGTCCCTCGTTGCGCTTGAGGCTCTTGAGCGGGTGGGTGCCCAGTGCCTTGACGCCGATGCGCATGCGGCCCACGTCCTCGGCGTCGCGGATGCAGCCATTCACCACCACGCCCGCCCAGCCATTCTGCTGGGCGAGCAACGCGAGCTGGTCTCCCACGAGCGCGCAGCGGCGGCTGCCTCCGCCGTCCACCACCAGCACCCGGCCCTGGCCGGGTTCCTCCAAGGCCTTGCGCACGAGGGAGTTGTCCTCGGGCGCCCGCACCGTGCTGATGGGTCCCGCGAAGGTCCGGACGCCGCCGTAGTCCTGGAACCCGGGCTCGGCAATCTGGAACCGCGGGGTGCCCACGTGGGCATCGCAGAGGTCGGCCGTTTTGAAGTCGGTGAACGTGCTCATGGGCTTCGAGCCTTCTCAGGCCTCGCGGGACGACGCAACGTCCAGGGTGCGGAGGTCCTCCTCCGTCAGTTGCAACGTGAACGCACCCAGCAACTCCTGCGTCTGACTGGCGGACGTCGCGCTCGCGATGGGCGCCACGATGGTGGGCTGCGCCGCGAGCCACGCGAGCGCGACCTGGGCGAAGTTTGCTCCCGGATGCCGGCGCGTCACGGCGTCCAGGGCATCAATCACCGCCCAGCCGCGCGCGTTTCCATACTGCTTCAGCACGCCTTCGGCGCGGGCCGACTTTGGAGGCGGCTGGTCCTTGCGGTACTTGCCCGTGAGGAAGCCCGAGGCCAACGCGAAGTAGGGCGCCACCACGAGCCCTTCCCGTTCGCAGATGCCCCGGAGCGATGACTCGAAGTCCTTGCGCTCGACGAGGTTGTAGTGCGGTTGCAGCACCGCGTACCGGGCGAGGTTGTTGCGGCGGGATACCTCCAGTGACTCGGTGAGCCGCTGCGGGGAGTGGTTGCTGGTGCCCAGCGCGCGGACCTTGCCGGAGCGCACCAGCGCGTCGAAGGCCGCCATCGTCTCCTCCACCGGCGTGCCCAGGTCCTCGTAGTGCGCGTAGTAGAGGTCGATGACGTCCACCTGCAACCGGCGCAGCGAAGCCTCCACGCTGCGCT from Myxococcus xanthus encodes the following:
- a CDS encoding NAD(P)/FAD-dependent oxidoreductase yields the protein MDPITPPLAPGQKHVVVLGAGFAGLTAAKALARHSALYVTVLDQRNHHLFQPLLYQVATSGLSPADIAVPIRSQFARKPNVSVHLGRVTWVNLKERWVGGEGDVRLRYDYLVIACGAQHSYFGKSEWEDFAPGLKTLEQATELRRRILSAFEQAENERDAERQRALLSFVVVGAGPTGVELAGAIADISRTVLVRDFRRIKPSRARVFLVEAGPRILPSFSEKLSVRAHRDLAALGVEVRTEARVTAVDAEGVTLGSERLASRTVVWAAGVQAECLTRGLGVPLDRAGRVQVAADLTLPGHPEVFAAGDVAHVKLDGNLVPGVAPAAMQMGRAVARNVLADLRGRPRTPFRYKDKGAMATIGKHRAIAETGRAKLTGFVAWVAWLFIHVWYLVGFKNRFGVFVTWVWSYLFSTRGARLITESEWRLSPKVASERAPHAGKVTADDPTAPTSDARPPDGTTTATRGTEGNRAGASWT
- a CDS encoding VOC family protein, giving the protein MKLGYIILYVPDVSAAIAFYEKAFGLARRFIHESGGYAEMETGTTALAFVEEGAAKEHGFTVRHLRPKEDAAAIELALVTTDVAAAYTRAVEAGSEATQPPKQKPWGQTVAYVRDLNGVLVELCSPMEG
- a CDS encoding AraC family transcriptional regulator, yielding MAAQSLTGCARAEDRDAMAEDAQQQGYTQWAPPIEMADAVDAFWQFWVPRKQHGVPLPRQHRVLPDGCTDLIFGFQHAPGPVWLAAPRLAVVGPMKRFVLVDLEPGGVSLGVRLRPGWAQALLGVSPRELCGLNVSAQDCSPALTQLQRRMEDCASPAQAMALLQQTIARRWASFRSIAKPRAVQALGHIQASSGQVRMAALARALGVSERTLHRDILDEAGVPPKLLARVLRFQRAVSLLRSREGTDLCDVALECGYADQAHLSRDVRELAGVSPTALVG
- the rraA gene encoding ribonuclease E activity regulator RraA — its product is MSTFTDFKTADLCDAHVGTPRFQIAEPGFQDYGGVRTFAGPISTVRAPEDNSLVRKALEEPGQGRVLVVDGGGSRRCALVGDQLALLAQQNGWAGVVVNGCIRDAEDVGRMRIGVKALGTHPLKSLKRNEGQRDVEVRFAGVTFRPGHYVYADLDGIVTSESPLG
- a CDS encoding aldo/keto reductase, yielding MPQTKLEARKALGTTGLQVSPLCLGGNVFGWTADEATSFAVLDAFVDNGGNFIDTADVYSSWVPGNRGGESETLIGKWLKSRGARERIVIATKVGSQTELGKGLSREHIQRSVEASLRRLQVDVIDLYYAHYEDLGTPVEETMAAFDALVRSGKVRALGTSNHSPQRLTESLEVSRRNNLARYAVLQPHYNLVERKDFESSLRGICEREGLVVAPYFALASGFLTGKYRKDQPPPKSARAEGVLKQYGNARGWAVIDALDAVTRRHPGANFAQVALAWLAAQPTIVAPIASATSASQTQELLGAFTLQLTEEDLRTLDVASSREA